The Octadecabacter arcticus 238 genome contains a region encoding:
- a CDS encoding thiolase family protein, translating into MSASVLLAARRSAVVPRGGALSNLSLEELAKPVLEQAIEDAQIRMEQVDEVILANALGGGGNPARIVALNVGLSESVAGLTIDRQCSGGLDAITLADALIRSGSHQVVIAGGVESYSRRPLRYRTFHDDRVAEQYDQAQFTPWPDRDPDMAVAADQLASKYGISKAEQDAWAIESHRKAIASQSTHSTARIVEVAGVTKDAFPRNLSMALCNRASSVSGSISVANMAVAADCAAVVVMTSADFAEQHGLQGLKFISGISVGAQPDMPGEAPIMAIKTLLKRTGIAAEDLSHIEIMEAFAVQALVCQRGAQLPLNLVNLEGGSLARGHPIGASGAILAVNIFDELTQRPGFGLAAIAAAGGIGSAALFGALSKQNRWSRAGRGISVAG; encoded by the coding sequence GTGTCGGCGTCGGTCCTCTTAGCAGCCCGCCGCAGCGCGGTTGTACCACGTGGAGGCGCATTGTCTAACCTGTCGCTTGAAGAATTGGCAAAACCAGTTCTGGAGCAAGCTATCGAAGATGCCCAGATTAGAATGGAACAGGTCGATGAGGTCATCCTTGCCAACGCCCTTGGTGGGGGAGGGAACCCGGCACGTATTGTCGCGTTGAACGTGGGGTTATCTGAATCCGTCGCCGGTCTCACAATTGATCGACAATGCTCAGGAGGTCTTGATGCGATTACGCTCGCTGATGCCTTAATCAGATCGGGAAGCCATCAGGTGGTCATCGCTGGTGGAGTAGAGAGTTATTCGCGAAGGCCTTTGCGGTATCGGACGTTTCATGATGATCGGGTGGCAGAACAATACGATCAGGCTCAGTTCACGCCTTGGCCCGACCGAGATCCTGATATGGCGGTTGCAGCTGACCAACTTGCTTCCAAATATGGGATATCCAAAGCCGAACAAGATGCTTGGGCAATAGAGAGTCATCGAAAAGCAATAGCTTCACAATCAACCCACTCTACTGCTCGGATCGTAGAAGTCGCAGGAGTGACTAAAGATGCATTCCCGCGAAATCTTAGCATGGCGCTGTGCAATCGAGCATCGTCTGTAAGCGGGAGTATTTCGGTCGCGAACATGGCTGTCGCTGCAGATTGCGCCGCGGTAGTTGTCATGACTTCGGCAGACTTCGCCGAACAACATGGCCTACAAGGTCTAAAATTTATTTCTGGTATCAGCGTTGGCGCACAGCCAGACATGCCGGGTGAAGCCCCCATAATGGCTATAAAAACACTGCTTAAGCGAACTGGAATCGCGGCAGAGGACCTCAGCCATATAGAGATAATGGAGGCTTTCGCAGTACAGGCGTTGGTTTGCCAGCGAGGCGCACAGTTGCCACTGAACTTGGTCAACTTAGAGGGGGGATCTCTAGCTCGGGGGCATCCCATTGGCGCTTCGGGAGCCATTTTGGCTGTGAACATCTTTGATGAACTAACACAAAGACCAGGTTTCGGACTTGCGGCAATTGCTGCTGCTGGTGGAATTGGTAGCGCCGCTCTATTTGGTGCACTATCAAAGCAAAATCGGTGGAGCCGGGCAGGGCGCGGAATTAGCGTCGCAGGATGA
- a CDS encoding AMP-binding protein — protein sequence MTNLGEFILHDDFEVLTPLTPELGALIAGLREKMTIWASQTAQRSIAIEVASRQWLICETSGSTGTPKVIRRSPSSWNKSFDITRSHFGIKTTDIYATFGSLGHSLTLYAAVEAMSIGASLCCLSNVGPARQASLIDDHKVSVIYATPTQLKLLLKGAKTNQTTGFNTVTHVFCGGGELTGSLRSELNMFFSNAITYEFYGASETSFITISDLNTPSGSVGRPYPGVDVRIGDGQATVPFEVGEIWVRSPFLFDAYEIGESQDTRRIGSYLTVGEMGYFDDDGRLFVLGRKNRMITVADNNVFLDEIERTIGTIFGIDHCAVIAKKDDRRGHVPVCFVQSGDTSIDKEAIVSRCRLGLGSHSVPREVHFVTEMPLLLSGKLDYLALHNRLGV from the coding sequence ATGACCAACCTTGGCGAATTCATCTTACACGACGACTTCGAGGTGCTCACCCCACTGACGCCGGAATTAGGCGCGCTTATCGCAGGTTTGCGAGAAAAGATGACGATTTGGGCAAGCCAGACAGCTCAGAGGTCGATTGCCATCGAGGTAGCGTCACGACAATGGCTAATCTGTGAAACATCAGGATCAACGGGAACCCCTAAAGTTATCCGCAGAAGCCCGTCATCTTGGAATAAGTCCTTTGATATCACCCGCAGTCATTTTGGCATCAAAACGACTGACATCTATGCAACTTTTGGATCGTTAGGCCATTCGCTGACGCTTTATGCAGCGGTTGAAGCAATGAGCATCGGGGCGTCTCTCTGCTGTTTGTCTAATGTTGGCCCAGCTCGGCAAGCAAGTTTGATTGATGACCACAAAGTTTCGGTCATTTACGCGACCCCCACACAGCTAAAGTTGCTGTTGAAGGGCGCAAAAACCAACCAAACAACTGGTTTTAATACCGTCACCCACGTCTTTTGCGGAGGGGGCGAGTTAACTGGATCACTGCGAAGCGAATTGAACATGTTTTTCTCAAACGCGATCACTTATGAATTCTATGGGGCAAGTGAGACCAGTTTCATCACCATTTCTGACCTCAATACCCCTTCAGGATCGGTTGGGAGACCATATCCCGGCGTAGATGTTAGAATTGGCGACGGTCAGGCAACCGTTCCATTCGAAGTTGGGGAAATCTGGGTTAGAAGCCCGTTTCTGTTCGATGCATATGAGATCGGTGAAAGCCAAGACACCCGCCGGATTGGCAGTTATTTGACCGTGGGAGAGATGGGATATTTTGACGACGATGGCAGACTGTTTGTCCTAGGACGAAAAAACCGAATGATCACCGTCGCAGACAACAATGTATTCTTGGACGAGATTGAACGAACGATAGGGACCATCTTCGGTATTGATCACTGCGCCGTCATTGCGAAGAAGGATGATCGACGCGGACATGTCCCCGTGTGCTTTGTCCAATCAGGCGACACGTCGATTGACAAGGAGGCAATCGTAAGTCGATGCCGGTTGGGACTCGGTTCACACTCAGTACCTCGTGAGGTGCATTTTGTGACCGAGATGCCGCTTCTTTTGTCGGGAAAACTAGACTACTTGGCACTTCACAATCGGTTGGGTGTTTAG
- a CDS encoding cupin domain-containing protein, whose translation MTNRAEATATVLIENEQVRVTRYEFEPGQETGWHRHLMDYTVTAITECTMLIETDDGPQNASTEQGDSYFRKAGVRHNVVNDGKAKMVFVELELKQGA comes from the coding sequence GTGACGAATAGAGCCGAAGCGACCGCCACCGTTCTCATTGAGAATGAACAGGTGCGGGTCACACGATATGAGTTTGAACCCGGCCAAGAAACAGGATGGCACCGTCATCTCATGGACTACACAGTCACGGCCATTACAGAATGCACCATGCTCATTGAAACAGACGATGGGCCACAGAACGCAAGTACAGAGCAAGGCGATAGCTATTTTCGCAAAGCGGGTGTGCGGCACAATGTTGTCAACGATGGGAAGGCCAAAATGGTCTTTGTCGAGCTTGAGTTGAAGCAAGGCGCATGA
- a CDS encoding nitroreductase encodes MISRFEKLMLQRRSIRAFLDDPVDRRTLEKICTTARRAPSGANLQPGKFHVLTGTNLDALKTQLTLAHTSGQEIDLEYSYFPEPMPAALKDRQRAAGYALYGAQGIERRDVKGRREQFAQNYLFFNAPVGVVVTIDRNMGKGCFMDMGMAVMTFLLAAEDAGLGATGIGAIANYGAVVHRQLGLPEDEMIVCGIALGLPDIVAPINQFRTDRAELAEYSNFYGFNTLEEEEP; translated from the coding sequence ATGATTTCTCGCTTCGAAAAACTTATGCTGCAAAGACGCTCAATCAGGGCGTTTCTGGATGATCCTGTTGACCGTCGAACGCTGGAGAAAATTTGCACCACGGCACGACGTGCGCCAAGTGGTGCAAACCTGCAGCCCGGAAAGTTTCATGTGCTGACAGGAACAAACTTGGATGCGCTCAAAACACAGCTAACGTTGGCACACACCAGCGGCCAAGAGATCGATCTGGAATATTCCTACTTTCCTGAACCTATGCCTGCCGCGCTTAAGGATCGCCAACGGGCGGCAGGGTACGCACTCTATGGTGCCCAAGGGATTGAACGGCGAGACGTGAAGGGCCGTAGAGAGCAATTTGCGCAGAACTACCTTTTTTTCAACGCCCCTGTTGGGGTGGTCGTCACCATTGACCGCAACATGGGCAAGGGCTGTTTCATGGATATGGGAATGGCTGTCATGACGTTTCTCCTTGCCGCTGAAGATGCGGGGCTTGGTGCTACCGGAATTGGTGCCATCGCAAACTATGGAGCTGTCGTGCACCGACAGCTGGGCTTGCCGGAAGACGAGATGATTGTTTGTGGAATTGCGCTTGGACTTCCCGACATAGTCGCACCGATCAACCAGTTTCGGACGGATCGAGCCGAGCTTGCTGAATATTCAAATTTTTATGGCTTCAACACTTTGGAGGAGGAAGAACCGTGA
- a CDS encoding xanthine dehydrogenase family protein molybdopterin-binding subunit: MTYLQAQNNAVMDYPRRDASDKLRGRTKYTVDQGGLETLHAVLVRSEVASGKIIQLDAKAALEMPGVRGIATSVDAPGSHGLGIADHPIFADGHVRYHGEPIAAIAAKTRRQALEAAKKVVVKIEASKPNLTMAQSLAKDARLIHPDWEDYEILYDGAARGGNIAWEATVRRGDTQAEFDRDDITVVEGCYRVGRQNHVSFEPRAVIASFEDGRFHVITSTQVPWTVRHVTAKVLEIPESHVRVTVPPVGGGFGLKFDCSLEPYAAILAKKTGQPVSLINSREEEMLTCLCRENAEIRLKSAVTKDGEIVAREGTVLMDAGAYGGEQVFLTTMTAHTLGGNYRLGAAKISSQAVYTNTPPNGAFRACNGVYNTFALERHTDEICKAIGMDPVAFRKLNVVGDGSLGATGQVFEGDVLGPMLDRMDVLISKDSPAEVDTSEYLYGRATTVGTWFIFVGPSAATVNLNADGSATLVTSGVEIGSGTMMQSLPQMVGAELGIHPDNVIVKTADTDASGRDLGVGGGRTTVSIGAASTAACAEVRDKLFEIASELLQTATDKLVLVNGRVEIAGMAGSGMPIQSVIAEAEARNGPIAGSGAFTAPGTPAMPGCAAGHFIDAIDIPVFAVHDCEVAVHKETGKVSVLSYRVVQDVGRAINPRAIRSQVQGGVVQGMGYALSEEITINDKGRIDQDGFETYKIPSVGDVLPIDLDLFEGAPSAGPLGTKGAGEVPILNVGASIACAVANATGKKVNELPLTPPRVLELMSEDSRSLDLEHIQSDWEKNVLG; the protein is encoded by the coding sequence ATGACATATCTACAAGCACAAAATAACGCCGTCATGGATTACCCCCGAAGAGACGCCTCGGATAAGTTGCGGGGCCGAACCAAATACACGGTGGACCAAGGTGGTCTTGAAACACTCCATGCTGTCCTAGTACGTTCTGAGGTAGCGTCAGGCAAAATCATTCAACTAGACGCAAAAGCTGCGCTAGAGATGCCAGGCGTGCGGGGAATAGCGACTTCGGTGGATGCTCCCGGTTCCCACGGACTTGGCATAGCCGATCATCCAATTTTTGCTGATGGTCATGTACGTTATCACGGAGAACCGATAGCTGCGATTGCCGCAAAGACACGACGCCAAGCATTGGAAGCTGCGAAGAAAGTCGTCGTCAAGATTGAAGCGTCTAAACCCAACTTAACAATGGCTCAGTCGCTTGCAAAAGATGCCCGTCTTATTCATCCAGACTGGGAAGACTACGAAATTCTCTACGACGGCGCGGCTCGCGGAGGCAATATCGCTTGGGAAGCCACGGTGCGGCGTGGGGATACGCAAGCAGAATTCGACAGAGATGACATCACTGTTGTTGAAGGATGCTACCGCGTAGGTCGACAAAATCATGTTTCCTTTGAACCCCGGGCTGTCATTGCCTCATTTGAAGATGGACGGTTCCACGTCATAACCTCGACGCAAGTGCCTTGGACCGTGCGACATGTAACTGCAAAAGTGCTTGAAATTCCTGAATCGCATGTTCGCGTGACCGTGCCGCCAGTTGGCGGTGGGTTTGGGCTAAAATTCGACTGTTCTCTGGAACCATACGCCGCCATCCTCGCGAAAAAAACGGGTCAACCGGTCTCGCTTATCAATTCGCGAGAAGAAGAGATGCTAACGTGTTTGTGTCGAGAAAACGCAGAAATTCGCCTTAAGTCCGCTGTTACAAAGGACGGTGAAATCGTCGCGCGCGAAGGGACTGTCCTAATGGACGCTGGCGCGTACGGCGGTGAGCAAGTATTCCTGACAACTATGACTGCTCACACCTTAGGTGGAAACTACCGGTTAGGTGCAGCCAAGATTTCTAGTCAGGCTGTTTATACAAACACACCTCCGAATGGCGCTTTTAGGGCATGCAACGGTGTCTACAACACCTTCGCTCTAGAACGGCATACTGATGAGATCTGCAAAGCAATCGGCATGGACCCTGTTGCGTTCCGAAAATTGAATGTCGTGGGCGACGGATCACTTGGGGCGACAGGGCAGGTCTTTGAGGGTGATGTGCTAGGACCGATGCTAGACCGCATGGATGTACTCATTTCGAAGGATAGCCCTGCTGAGGTTGACACGTCCGAATATCTGTATGGACGGGCGACTACGGTCGGCACTTGGTTCATATTTGTTGGCCCGTCCGCCGCCACTGTAAACTTAAATGCAGACGGTAGCGCAACGCTGGTAACCTCTGGAGTTGAAATTGGCTCCGGTACGATGATGCAGTCATTGCCTCAAATGGTGGGGGCCGAACTGGGCATACATCCTGACAATGTCATCGTGAAGACAGCAGACACAGATGCGTCAGGACGAGATCTTGGAGTTGGGGGCGGACGTACAACTGTGTCCATTGGGGCAGCCAGTACGGCTGCATGCGCTGAGGTGCGTGACAAGCTATTCGAGATTGCTAGTGAATTGCTCCAAACAGCAACCGATAAACTTGTTCTTGTGAATGGGCGCGTCGAGATTGCAGGCATGGCAGGATCGGGAATGCCCATTCAATCGGTAATTGCAGAAGCCGAAGCTCGTAATGGTCCCATTGCGGGCAGTGGAGCGTTCACGGCACCCGGAACACCGGCAATGCCAGGATGTGCTGCGGGTCATTTCATTGACGCGATCGATATTCCTGTTTTTGCAGTCCACGATTGCGAAGTAGCAGTCCACAAAGAAACCGGAAAGGTTTCTGTTCTCAGCTATCGTGTGGTGCAAGACGTGGGCCGAGCCATAAACCCGCGGGCCATTCGCAGCCAAGTTCAAGGTGGTGTGGTCCAAGGTATGGGCTATGCGTTAAGTGAAGAAATAACGATCAATGATAAAGGGCGCATCGATCAGGACGGCTTTGAAACCTACAAAATACCCAGTGTTGGAGACGTCCTCCCGATCGATCTAGATCTATTTGAAGGTGCGCCTTCAGCGGGCCCTTTAGGCACGAAGGGTGCCGGCGAAGTTCCAATTCTTAACGTAGGAGCTTCGATAGCATGTGCCGTTGCCAACGCGACGGGTAAGAAGGTCAATGAGTTGCCACTAACGCCTCCACGCGTTTTGGAACTGATGTCAGAAGACAGTCGATCGCTTGATCTAGAGCATATCCAATCAGACTGGGAAAAAAATGTACTGGGTTAA
- a CDS encoding (2Fe-2S)-binding protein — protein sequence MAIRLTINGEKQVFHGDPRTSLLEVLRDTFRLTGAKDVCGEGFCGTCNVHINGEALPACLRPIGMLEGAEVTTIEGLSPMGTFNAVQAALEKHDVVQCGMCFPGLVMTMSKFFETNSNPSRAEIKSAMTGNLCRCTGYELIVDALASIADERGLVQ from the coding sequence ATGGCGATACGTTTAACTATAAACGGGGAAAAGCAGGTCTTTCACGGCGATCCACGCACTAGCCTATTGGAGGTCCTGCGAGACACATTCCGCCTGACTGGAGCTAAGGACGTCTGCGGTGAAGGGTTTTGCGGAACGTGCAACGTGCATATCAATGGTGAAGCACTGCCTGCATGTCTTCGTCCAATCGGTATGCTCGAGGGAGCCGAAGTTACCACAATTGAGGGCCTGTCCCCGATGGGCACGTTCAATGCGGTCCAAGCCGCGCTCGAGAAACATGACGTCGTACAGTGCGGCATGTGTTTTCCGGGGTTGGTGATGACCATGAGCAAGTTTTTTGAGACCAACAGCAATCCCTCACGCGCTGAAATCAAGTCAGCAATGACAGGGAACTTATGTCGATGCACTGGTTACGAGTTAATTGTGGATGCTTTGGCTTCGATTGCTGATGAGCGAGGGCTGGTTCAATGA
- a CDS encoding FAD binding domain-containing protein yields MREEETGEVYFANSLDEAISILSDRERSLVPIAGGTWLMRSEKRKEALAPGFLALFNVSELRGFHMESNQISIGALTTHHDLGVALEGSPELFGLADAARISATPGVRRLATVGGNICTDGFHSPDIATALLALDAQVEVAGASGTSSLPLSEYLNSRKERPLDEILVRVMLPRMAGATSHVRLTMKSSGDYPVAIVSVGAVISSTSVLSDLRVAIGSVEETPRRWTALEDALEGQVFRPEECKSQARDLSVDFNGRDAVDAPGSYRVSVLPHLVQSALASIFNQKRGG; encoded by the coding sequence ATGCGCGAAGAAGAAACCGGCGAAGTTTATTTTGCGAACAGTTTGGACGAAGCAATTTCAATCCTATCGGATAGAGAACGAAGTCTCGTGCCTATTGCAGGTGGGACCTGGCTGATGAGGTCTGAAAAGAGGAAAGAAGCCTTGGCGCCGGGTTTCCTTGCCTTATTTAATGTTTCTGAGCTTCGCGGTTTTCATATGGAGTCGAACCAAATCTCCATCGGCGCTCTAACAACACATCATGATCTTGGCGTCGCACTTGAAGGATCGCCAGAATTGTTTGGTCTTGCTGATGCCGCACGAATTTCAGCAACGCCCGGTGTTCGTCGCCTCGCAACCGTTGGCGGAAATATCTGTACTGATGGCTTTCATTCGCCAGATATTGCGACTGCATTGCTGGCCCTTGATGCTCAAGTTGAGGTTGCTGGTGCCTCTGGCACGAGCAGCTTGCCCCTTTCGGAATATCTAAACAGTAGAAAAGAGAGACCGCTGGATGAAATTCTCGTCAGGGTGATGCTTCCTCGGATGGCTGGCGCAACCTCTCATGTACGACTGACGATGAAGTCGTCGGGAGACTATCCTGTTGCGATCGTAAGTGTTGGTGCTGTGATCAGTTCAACATCGGTTCTGAGTGACCTAAGAGTCGCCATCGGATCGGTAGAAGAAACACCGCGCCGATGGACTGCTTTAGAGGATGCTCTCGAAGGGCAAGTTTTTCGACCGGAAGAATGCAAATCTCAAGCCAGAGACTTGTCTGTAGACTTTAACGGCCGTGATGCTGTCGACGCTCCAGGTTCATATAGGGTGAGTGTACTCCCCCACCTCGTTCAATCGGCCCTAGCTTCTATATTCAATCAAAAAAGGGGGGGGTAG
- a CDS encoding biotin transporter BioY gives MEKNVALIALFAALIAALGLIPKLTLGFGVPITAQSLGVMLCGTILGSKRGAMSVLLLLLLVAVGLPLLSGGRGGLGLFVSPSAGFLIGWPVAAFVTGMIVEKWRGHSLAVVAGVASVIGGILVMYVFGIAGLSIALEKSLLEATGLVAAFVPGDVIKAVIAGMLTAALAKARPASVLSVT, from the coding sequence ATGGAAAAAAATGTTGCTCTAATCGCCTTGTTCGCAGCCTTAATCGCTGCACTTGGCCTCATTCCGAAACTAACGCTTGGTTTCGGCGTACCTATCACTGCGCAAAGCCTCGGTGTCATGCTGTGTGGAACAATATTGGGATCAAAGCGCGGAGCAATGTCCGTCTTGTTGTTGCTCTTGCTCGTGGCAGTAGGGCTGCCGCTTCTTTCTGGAGGACGAGGGGGGCTTGGCTTGTTCGTTTCACCTTCAGCTGGCTTCCTGATTGGCTGGCCTGTGGCAGCCTTTGTAACTGGCATGATTGTTGAAAAATGGCGCGGCCACTCACTAGCTGTCGTGGCGGGTGTTGCTTCAGTGATCGGAGGCATTCTTGTGATGTACGTGTTTGGCATCGCGGGGCTTTCTATTGCCTTAGAAAAATCGCTATTGGAAGCGACAGGGTTGGTAGCTGCGTTCGTACCTGGTGATGTTATTAAAGCTGTGATTGCAGGGATGCTGACGGCCGCATTAGCGAAAGCGCGGCCAGCCAGTGTTTTGTCGGTTACATAG
- a CDS encoding energy-coupling factor transporter transmembrane component T family protein produces the protein MISLTSPIRTKAHDWPASFKLGSLCITTALLFLIEDIWVLISVFTLVMLTYALPGKVFFLNGLRQLRMLWPFILIVGIWHVWIGSFVDGGVIVVRLVSAVALANLVTMTTKLSDMIDVISVILRPLHALGLKPKVVEIAIALVIRLTPVLVSKGSQLSDAWRARSERAPSWRIILPFTILALDDTDHVADALKARGGLES, from the coding sequence ATGATATCTCTGACCTCTCCGATTAGAACTAAGGCACATGACTGGCCAGCCTCATTCAAGCTCGGTTCATTGTGTATAACGACAGCTCTTCTTTTCCTTATCGAAGACATTTGGGTCCTCATATCCGTGTTCACACTTGTGATGCTGACTTATGCATTGCCTGGGAAGGTTTTCTTCCTAAACGGCTTGCGCCAACTTAGGATGCTGTGGCCGTTCATCCTGATCGTTGGCATATGGCATGTTTGGATCGGAAGCTTCGTAGACGGTGGTGTCATTGTCGTTCGCCTCGTCAGCGCTGTTGCGCTTGCTAACCTTGTAACCATGACGACAAAGCTCTCGGACATGATTGATGTGATCAGTGTCATTTTACGGCCCCTTCATGCCTTAGGCTTGAAACCGAAAGTTGTCGAAATTGCCATCGCACTGGTGATAAGATTAACACCCGTTCTCGTAAGCAAAGGCAGTCAATTGTCCGATGCTTGGCGCGCACGATCTGAACGCGCGCCGAGCTGGCGCATCATCTTACCGTTCACCATCCTTGCTCTCGATGACACCGATCACGTTGCGGATGCATTGAAGGCACGTGGTGGGCTCGAAAGCTAA
- a CDS encoding energy-coupling factor ABC transporter ATP-binding protein, producing the protein MKMERIEVRNAKTDLSGLSLEGVCFEVAGRQILEDLSLRTESARIGIVGRNGSGKSTLSRLIAGLIKPSSGSILVNGISPAKDRKAALTEVGILFQNPDHQIIFPTVQEEIAFGLRQLGQTRDEAAQGTERMLARFGKSHWIDANVSTLSQGQKQLLCLMAISAMQPKTVILDEPLSGLDIPTGIQLQKYFSGYPGNLIHITHNPEDLREFDFALWLEGGRLVDFGSCDDVLVQYKAQMKKWGATDDISDLSD; encoded by the coding sequence ATGAAAATGGAGAGGATTGAAGTGCGAAATGCAAAAACAGACCTCTCTGGACTGTCGTTGGAGGGCGTTTGCTTTGAGGTCGCCGGAAGGCAGATACTTGAGGACCTTTCTCTTAGAACGGAATCAGCGCGAATAGGTATTGTTGGCCGCAATGGCTCTGGAAAATCGACGTTATCTCGTCTTATTGCGGGTCTTATCAAACCGTCATCAGGCTCTATTTTGGTGAACGGAATCTCGCCTGCAAAGGACCGAAAAGCAGCACTTACAGAAGTCGGTATTCTGTTCCAAAACCCTGACCACCAGATTATCTTTCCAACTGTGCAGGAAGAGATTGCCTTCGGTCTACGACAGCTTGGTCAAACTAGAGACGAAGCAGCGCAGGGAACTGAGCGGATGCTGGCTCGCTTCGGCAAGTCCCATTGGATCGATGCTAACGTCAGCACATTGTCACAAGGTCAAAAGCAACTGCTTTGCTTGATGGCAATTTCAGCGATGCAACCGAAGACAGTTATTCTGGATGAACCTCTATCAGGCCTCGACATACCTACGGGCATCCAGCTTCAGAAGTATTTCTCGGGCTACCCTGGAAACCTGATTCACATTACTCACAATCCCGAAGACCTCAGAGAGTTCGACTTTGCGCTTTGGCTAGAGGGCGGACGTCTGGTTGATTTTGGAAGCTGCGATGACGTATTGGTGCAGTACAAGGCGCAGATGAAAAAATGGGGAGCAACAGATGATATCTCTGACCTCTCCGATTAG
- a CDS encoding NAD-dependent succinate-semialdehyde dehydrogenase encodes MLKLNDPSLLETRAFVNGQWIETGDTFPVHNPSTGEKIADVTDLAISDVSHAIDGAYDAKIAWGMKTGKERGAILRKWYDLMVENVDDLASILTAEMGKPLAEAKGEIMYGASYIEWFAEEAKRIYGDVIPGHQPDKRIVVLKQPVGVVGSITPWNFPNAMIARKVAPALAVGCTFVARPAELTPLSALAMAVLGERAGIPSGVFSVITSSDSSAVGKELCANTKVAKITFTGSTRVGKILMEQGAATVKKVSMELGGNAPFIVFDDADIDAAVEGALIAKFRNAGQTCVCANRIYVQSGVYKEFSEKLAQRVAAFIIGDGFGEGVTVGPLINTAALAKIESHLSDAIAKGATLATGGKRHSLGGTFFEPTVVTGMKKNMLVSHEETFGPIAPLFEFETEDEAVELANDTEFGLAGYFYSNDIRRVWRVAERLETGMVGINTGLISTEVAPFGGVKQSGQGREGSKYGADDYLELKYMCFGEIS; translated from the coding sequence ATGCTGAAACTTAATGATCCATCTCTCCTTGAGACCCGTGCATTCGTAAATGGTCAATGGATTGAAACCGGAGATACATTTCCAGTCCACAATCCTTCGACTGGCGAAAAGATTGCTGATGTAACTGATTTAGCCATCAGCGATGTCAGCCATGCTATTGACGGCGCATACGATGCCAAAATCGCGTGGGGAATGAAGACCGGTAAAGAGCGAGGTGCCATTTTACGAAAATGGTACGATCTGATGGTTGAGAACGTTGACGATCTGGCATCAATCTTAACCGCTGAAATGGGCAAGCCTTTAGCAGAAGCTAAGGGTGAGATCATGTACGGTGCGTCGTACATTGAGTGGTTTGCCGAGGAAGCCAAACGTATTTACGGAGACGTAATTCCGGGCCATCAACCAGACAAACGCATTGTTGTTCTCAAACAGCCAGTAGGTGTCGTGGGTTCCATTACTCCTTGGAATTTTCCGAACGCAATGATCGCGCGGAAAGTAGCGCCGGCGCTCGCAGTTGGCTGTACCTTTGTTGCTCGCCCTGCAGAGCTGACACCATTGTCAGCCCTTGCAATGGCAGTCTTGGGTGAGCGTGCTGGGATACCGAGCGGTGTTTTCAGTGTTATTACGAGCAGTGACTCTTCCGCTGTTGGTAAAGAACTCTGCGCAAACACGAAAGTTGCCAAAATCACTTTCACCGGCTCAACCCGAGTTGGCAAAATTTTGATGGAACAAGGGGCAGCAACCGTTAAAAAAGTCTCGATGGAGTTGGGGGGAAACGCACCTTTCATTGTGTTCGATGATGCCGATATCGATGCAGCAGTTGAAGGTGCATTGATTGCAAAGTTCAGAAACGCTGGTCAAACCTGCGTTTGTGCTAACCGGATATATGTACAATCAGGTGTCTATAAAGAGTTCTCCGAGAAGCTGGCCCAACGAGTGGCCGCGTTCATTATTGGCGATGGTTTTGGGGAAGGGGTCACTGTTGGTCCTCTGATCAATACAGCTGCTTTGGCAAAAATTGAATCTCATCTCTCTGATGCCATTGCAAAGGGTGCTACTCTGGCGACAGGAGGTAAGCGTCATAGTTTGGGCGGGACATTTTTTGAGCCGACCGTCGTCACAGGCATGAAAAAAAATATGCTCGTTTCTCACGAAGAAACTTTTGGCCCAATAGCACCCTTGTTCGAGTTTGAAACTGAGGATGAAGCAGTCGAACTCGCAAACGACACAGAATTTGGCTTGGCTGGTTACTTCTATTCCAATGACATCAGACGAGTCTGGCGTGTTGCAGAACGGTTAGAGACAGGAATGGTTGGTATCAACACAGGGCTAATATCTACCGAGGTCGCGCCATTTGGCGGTGTCAAACAGTCCGGGCAGGGACGTGAAGGCTCCAAGTACGGTGCCGACGACTATCTTGAGCTAAAATACATGTGCTTTGGCGAGATCAGCTAG